The Drosophila biarmipes strain raj3 chromosome 4, RU_DBia_V1.1, whole genome shotgun sequence genome includes a window with the following:
- the LOC108035841 gene encoding transcriptional activator protein Pur-alpha isoform X5, translating to MSDLGSGDEGISGSKGSSSRNDFESSVKGGSGVEQELATKMLQIQSKRFYLDVKQNRRGRFIKVAEIGADGRRSQIYLALSTAAEFRDHLSSFSDYYASLAIQNAGPPNTDNLPEDGKLKSEMMIKDYRRYYLDLKENARGRFLRVSQTITRGGPRSQIALPAQGMIEFRDALTDLLEEFGANDGGRFKGDLPEERHMKVDNKNFYFDIGQNNRGVYMRISEVKNNFRTSITIPEKCWIRFRDIFNDYCEKMKKSSDSITAEMNLPTSSNSLK from the exons ATGTCCGATTTGGGAAGCGGAGATGAAGGCATCTCAGGATCAA AGGGTTCCTCAAGTAGGAACGATTTCGAATCCTCTGTAAAAG GTGGAAGTGGTGTGGAGCAGGAATTGGCTACCAAAATGCTTCAAATACAATCCAAGCGATTTTATTTGGATGTTAAACAAAATCGGAGAGGTCGTTTTATAAAAGTGGCTGAG ATTGGCGCTGATGGCAGGCGAAGCCAAATTTATTTGGCCCTTTCAACTGCAGCCGAGTTTCGTGATCATTTGTCGTCTTTTAGCGATTACTATGCTTCTCTAG ctaTTCAAAATGCAGGCCCCCCCAATACTGACAATTTACCAGAGGATGGTAAATTGAAATCCGAGATGATGATCAAAGATTATAGGAGATATTACTTGGACTTGAAGGAAAATGCGCGCGGACGATTTTTAAgg GTGTCACAAACCATTACTAGAGGTGGACCTAGATCGCAAATCGCTTTACCAGCCCAAGGCATGATCGAGTTCCGTGATGCCCTTACAGATTTGTTAGAAGAGTTTGGAGCTAACGATGGAGG CAGGTTTAAAGGAGATTTGCCTGAAGAGCGGCATATGAAGGTGgataataaaaacttttattttgatatcGGACAAAATAACCGAGGAGTCTACATGCGGATAAGCGAA gttAAAAATAACTTTCGAACTTCGATAACTATTCCGGAGAAATGTTGGATACGTTTTCgagatatttttaatgattattgcgagaaaatgaaaaaatcgtCCGACTCTATTACTGCCGAAATGAATCTACCGACATCCTCAAATAGTCTTAAATAA
- the LOC108035841 gene encoding transcriptional activator protein Pur-beta isoform X4, with protein MSDLGSGDEGISGSKYNVTNIEGSSSRNDFESSVKGGSGVEQELATKMLQIQSKRFYLDVKQNRRGRFIKVAEIGADGRRSQIYLALSTAAEFRDHLSSFSDYYASLGPPNTDNLPEDGKLKSEMMIKDYRRYYLDLKENARGRFLRVSQTITRGGPRSQIALPAQGMIEFRDALTDLLEEFGANDGGFKGDLPEERHMKVDNKNFYFDIGQNNRGVYMRISEVKNNFRTSITIPEKCWIRFRDIFNDYCEKMKKSSDSITAEMNLPTSSNSLK; from the exons ATGTCCGATTTGGGAAGCGGAGATGAAGGCATCTCAGGATCAA AATACAATGTCACAAACATAGAGGGTTCCTCAAGTAGGAACGATTTCGAATCCTCTGTAAAAG GTGGAAGTGGTGTGGAGCAGGAATTGGCTACCAAAATGCTTCAAATACAATCCAAGCGATTTTATTTGGATGTTAAACAAAATCGGAGAGGTCGTTTTATAAAAGTGGCTGAG ATTGGCGCTGATGGCAGGCGAAGCCAAATTTATTTGGCCCTTTCAACTGCAGCCGAGTTTCGTGATCATTTGTCGTCTTTTAGCGATTACTATGCTTCTCTAG GCCCCCCCAATACTGACAATTTACCAGAGGATGGTAAATTGAAATCCGAGATGATGATCAAAGATTATAGGAGATATTACTTGGACTTGAAGGAAAATGCGCGCGGACGATTTTTAAgg GTGTCACAAACCATTACTAGAGGTGGACCTAGATCGCAAATCGCTTTACCAGCCCAAGGCATGATCGAGTTCCGTGATGCCCTTACAGATTTGTTAGAAGAGTTTGGAGCTAACGATGGAGG GTTTAAAGGAGATTTGCCTGAAGAGCGGCATATGAAGGTGgataataaaaacttttattttgatatcGGACAAAATAACCGAGGAGTCTACATGCGGATAAGCGAA gttAAAAATAACTTTCGAACTTCGATAACTATTCCGGAGAAATGTTGGATACGTTTTCgagatatttttaatgattattgcgagaaaatgaaaaaatcgtCCGACTCTATTACTGCCGAAATGAATCTACCGACATCCTCAAATAGTCTTAAATAA
- the LOC108035826 gene encoding uncharacterized protein LOC108035826, producing the protein MQVERKNHPLISSSFTHAPTVASLVLGIAPITSERFIVAPEDILRVLQTLKSALTEQTIEQRARKPVNTVMASKRDVSLAQSDGTVPTVPLTPSTPYLSSSESGNNEQGKYISGLPNNRKRLKLSTLELNSSQGSDVDSPIEPDLDPNARISESKADDYADMENHLPGNCNSVIEGASSGDISKIKGPEKLVQFEKNCYVPPDQALVTSVELVVPAPQNSSLSIQVGRSEETKQSALREPSEASSSTIDNKLQYSTSGPYNSSSSTNILANDKIDGCANDSSNLNLRTPTKLAVTTATSDILNNDRRASLWAPHHDQSRQTQQQSSEPKQEPVSVSSELSYQLQHRQSELLLQVEKEISGTGAFSQAIPLQHQHNNGIHEQYGQGEASSIMGNQMHQSFYTQMMHQQNLHPSQHQQSMHEHCPRLQQHTGYTSYIPHYQNSPLFGTHQSDHIQRQHQQQPPSQHPMECHANLHQSASISQQHEQHLQHERQQIHQHQHQPTQQHHPLHENYHDIIMEEFHEEPSTAFKFCRCNRVVLVCKTFSDNLNALVLIHQNQKKPDELGLAKNLLTGEAHADPATCSSNGIQGQLHATQTHLELSGDTRCSSHTSAVNPYSFMGEEMRMHSPVNRPMETVTTETARYASVPAPMSTSNGNQESLSGELYQHTHHSTSILEPTESSQCDLHSKPTPKKRGRKKKLVADSTQISTPSSQQEMSAMTAICEDGGVDHIKAMKPKERKKHDRFNGMSEDEVIKRTIPDHLCDNLDIVIVGINPGLFAAYKGHHYAGPGNHFWKCLYLAGLTQEQMSADEDHKLLKQGIGFTNMVARATKGSADLTRKEIKEGSRILLEKLQRFRPKVAVFNGKLIFEVFSGKKEFHFGRQPDLVDGTDTYIWVMPSSSARCAQLPRAADKVPFYAALKKFRDFLNGLIPHIDESECVFTDQRIRQCSEQQQVETSGKNKQTHQTSLGDPQASLTFVGNCGGTSTGATECGNVTEEADDKLMPHLTGKMSFSNTATDRGTFSFTGDDRSMLPITNHNTAPNESTYLSVFGAQQTLPQQPIEKKKRGRPKKIKGQEIIDHSVGGKISIGGQHMPQHDFNNILNLSVIPAGGCIETPKKKRGRPKKIKPAIDNILSVKQLQHGNSNPNTTTGLSVNSMHPLSMEHIAASPQSSHQMPPSLYNTPPPSHLLYNASASPMASPALNCNYNQVHGHGTPPVGHATPVAQGSSPNIDPQNEHLTPQKQNQQGNMEAGLDMREHPHLGETPPPSSPNMCPAVDFDPPNEHSDPQVGAGEPNKTVELGHQQPPTVEKDQYGSPAHDAEANIAHPSEHYQQWASPHNQQSLQPAQKVTHQHLHHPIQHFQQEQSDNWQRYEQHNSNPYMLISAHHQNLSPRVGNQTQHNTPQPGHIVSDVSRKSLCGLESLVDQIPAIREHECSNIPLATAAAAAAAVESRLLGLQQQQQHQQQQQQQQQEQQHIQQQQQQSQQQHQQQQQHQQQHQQPKRCIPENSVQTESCRPSRENSNVSNNNFSVSSLAASALTARTENEAIYGNSGETRVISESSNSNNNNCGNSIEYSIHSPSGYHHHAPHLMGAIGANINNSEPNPHHLSHPHPPPHSHPHTMYVDQAHHMAHIPSVNVNSMYSASAYGTHPQHTTGEYSASHSHYSLGGTIQSTGQTSTATLHVPSPNYPFSHHPYGHTPPQANYPSYTHPHTHHPSHHSHPSHHLSVFDHLKPSDISGYGGF; encoded by the exons ATGCAAGTGGAAAGAAAAAACCACCCACTGATAAGTAGTTCCTTCACTCACGCGCCTACAGTAGCTTCATTAGTCTTAGGAATAGCTCCAATAACATCAGAAAGATTTATTGTTGCACCAGAAGATATCTTAAGAGTTTTGCAAACTTTGAAATCTGCATTGACTGAACAAACCATAGAGCAGAGGGCAAGGAAACCTGTTAACACTGTAATGGCATCAAAGCGTGATGTCAGCTTGGCACAGTCAGATGGGACAGTGCCGACGGTGCCATTGACGCCATCAACCCCATACTTAAGTAGTTCAGAAAGTGGCAACAATGAACAAGGCAAATATATATCTGGCCTGCCGAATAATCGTAAACGCCTGAAGCTGTCCACTCTTGAACTAAACAGCAGCCAGGGCAGTGATGTGGACAGTCCGATTGAGCCAGATTTGGATCCGAATGCAAGAATCTCAGAAAGTAAGGCGGATGATTATGCTGATATGGAAAATCATCTCCCAGGCAATTGCAACAGCGTCATTGAAGGGGCATCATCTGGGGACATCTCAAAGATAAAAGGTCCAGAAAAATTAGTTCAATTCGAAAAGAACTGCTATGTGCCCCCGGATCAGGCGCTGGTTACTAGTGTGGAATTGGTAGTTCCAGCTCCTCAGAACTCATCGTTAAGCATACAGGTTGGGCGCTCCGAGGAGACAAAACAAAGCGCCCTTAGAGAACCCTCGGAAGCTTCGTCATCGACCATTGATAACAAACTGCAGTATAGTACGTCTGGTCCTTACAACTCTAGTAGCTCCACAAATATATTAGCAAACGATAAAATCGATGGTTGTGCAAATGACTCTTCCAATTTGAACTTAAGAACTCCTACTAAGTTAGCAGTAACAACAGCAACGAGTGATATTTTGAATAATGATCGAAGGGCTTCTTTATGGGCGCCTCACCATGACCAGTCGAGGCAAACGCAGCAGCAGTCGAGTGAGCCTAAGCAAGAGCCTGTGAGTGTTAGCTCCGAACTGTCATACCAGCTGCAGCATCGTCAATCGGAACTACTTCTGCAAGTTGAGAAGGAGATCTCAGGAACGGGTGCTTTTTCTCAGGCAATTCCATTGCAGCATCAACATAATAATGGTATTCATGAGCAATATGGCCAAGGAGAGGCGTCTTCTATCATGGGAAACCAGATGcatcaaagtttttatacacaaaTGATGCATCAGCAGAATCTACATCCAAGTCAGCATCAACAAAGCATGCATGAACATTGTCCTCGACTTCAGCAGCATACAGGTTATACAAGCTATATCCCCCATTATCAGAATTCTCCGTTGTTTGGTACTCATCAAAGTGATCATATCCAACgacagcaccagcagcagccaccTTCTCAACATCCCATGGAATGTCATGCGAATTTGCATCAATCAGCATCTATTTCACAGCAACACGAACAACATTTGCAACATGAACGGCAGCAAATTCATCAACACCAGCATCAACCGACACAGCAACACCATCCACTGCACGAAAACTACCATGATATTATTATGGAGGAATTCCATGAGGAGCCTAGCACAGCGTTTAAATT TTGTCGTTGCAATCGCGTAGTTCTAGTTTGCAAGACTTTTTCTGACAACCtg AACGCTCTCGTGCTTATCCATCAGAATCAGAAGAAACCCGATGAGCTTGGATTAGCAAAGAACCTTCTTACCGGTGAAGCTCACGCTGACCCCGCTACGTGCTCATCCAACGGTATTCAAGGACAGCTTCATGCCACCCAGACACATCTCGAGCTGAGTGGAGACACACGATGCTCAAGCCATACCTCGGCTGTCAACCCCTACAGTTTTATGGGTGAGGAGATGCGTATGCATTCCCCAGTCAATCGACCTATGGAGACGGTAACTACTGAAACGGCTCGGTACGCGTCGGTTCCAGCGCCAATGTCAACTTCAAATGGCAATCAAGAGTCCCTAAGCGGAGAATTATACCAACACACCCATCATAGTACAAGTATCTTGGAACCAACTGAAAGCTCTCAATGTGACTTGCATTCTAAGCCAACGCCAAAAAAAAGGGGTCGCAAAAAAAAGTTGGTGGCTGACAGTACTCAGATATCAACACCATCGAGTCAACAAGA aatgtCTGCCATGACTGCAATTTGCGAAGATGGTGGTGTTGATCACATAAAAGCCATGAAACCAAAGGAACGCAAGAAGCATGACAGATTCAATGGAATGTCTGAGGACGAAGTAATTAAACGGACTATTCCCGATCACCTGTGTGATAACCTCGATATCGTTATA GTAGGAATAAATCCTGGATTGTTTGCTGCATATAAAGGTCACCACTACGCAGGACCAGGAAatcacttctggaagtgtctTTACTTGGCAGGACTTACTCAGGAGCAGATGAGTGCCGATGAAGACCACAAATTGCTAAAGCAAGGAATTGGATTTACTAACATGGTCGCGAGAGCCACTAAGGGGTCAGCTGACCtcacaagaaaggaaataaaagAGGGCAGCCGAATTTTGCTGGAAAAGCTTCAAAGATTTCGGCCAAAAGTAGCCGTTTTTAATGGCAAACTTATTTTTGAGGTGTTTTCTGGAAAGAAGGAGTTTCACTTTGGTCGGCAACCTGATCTCGTTGATGGCACTGACACA tacATTTGGGTGatgccatcatcatcagcacGATGCGCACAGTTGCCTCGCGCTGCCGACAAAGTTCCCTTTTATGCGGCCCTAAAGAAGTTTCGGGATTTTCTAAACGGGTTGATACCCCACATCGATGAGTCCGAATGCGTGTTTACAGACCAGCGAATTCGACAGTGTAGCGAGCAGCAACAAGTTGAAACCAgcggaaaaaataaacaaactcaTCAAACTTCACTTGGAGATCCTCAAGCGAGTCTTACTTTTGTAGGTAACTGCGGTGGTACAAGTACAGGTGCTACGGAATGTGGAAATGTCACCGAGGAGGCAGATGACAAACTGATGCCCCATTTGACTGGCAAAATGTCTTTTTCCAATACTGCTACGGATCGTGGAACATTTTCGTTTACGGGAGACGATAGATCCATGCTGCCAATAACAAATCACAACACCGCCCCCAATGAAAGCACTTACTTGTCTGTGTTTGGTGCGCAGCAAACCCTGCCCCAGCAACCAATAGAGAAGAAAAAACGTGGTCGTCCAAAGAAGATAAAGGGACAAGAGATTATTGATCATTCCGTGGGCGGCAAAATCAGCATTGGTGGACAACATATGCCTCAAcatgattttaataatattctaaaCCTTTCGGTTATCCCTGCCGGCGGCTGCATTGAAactccaaaaaaaaagaggggcaggccaaaaaaaataaaacccgcCATTGACAATATTCTGTCAGTAAAACAGCTTCAGCACGGAAACTCTAATCCAAACACGACAACCGGACTGTCAGTAAACTCAATGCATCCACTATCAATGGAGCATATAGCAGCGTCCCCGCAGAGCAGTCATCAAATGCCGCCTAGTTTGTACAacacaccaccaccatcacACCTTTTGTACAACGCATCGGCATCACCGATGGCATCCCCCGCCCTCAATTGCAATTACAATCAAGTGCACGGCCATGGAACTCCACCAGTGGGACATGCGACTCCCGTCGCTCAGGGTTCGTCACCCAATATCGACCCCCAAAACGAGCACCTAACTCCCCAGAAGCAAAATCAGCAGGGAAATATGGAGGCTGGACTAGATATGCGGGAACACCCTCATTTGGGTGAGACGCCTCCTCCAAGTTCGCCAAACATGTGTCCTGCTGTCGATTTTGATCCACCAAACGAGCACTCCGACCCGCAAGTGGGCGCAGGGGAGCCAAATAAAACGGTTGAGTTGGGTCACCAGCAACCGCCAACAGTGGAAAAGGATCAATATGGTAGTCCCGCACATGATGCCGAGGCAAACATAGCTCATCCTTCCGAGCACTACCAGCAATGGGCTTCGCCGCATAACCAACAAAGTCTTCAGCCAGCGCAGAAAGTAACACATCAGCACCTTCATCACCCCATTCAGCACTTCCAGCAGGAGCAGTCCGACAACTGGCAGCGCTACGAACAACATAATTCGAATCCTTACATGCTGATTTCTGCTCACCACCAGAATCTCAGTCCGCGGGTAGGAAATCAAACCCAGCACAATACTCCCCAACCAGGACATATCGTCTCAGACGTTTCTCGCAAGAGCTTGTGTGGCCTCGAATCGCTGGTTGATCAAATACCAGCAATAAGGGAACACGAATGCAGCAATATACCAttggcaacagcagcggcagcagcggctgcTGTTGAAAGTCGTCTTTTAGGcttgcaacaacagcagcagcatcagcagcagcagcaacaacagcagcaggaacagcagcatatacagcagcaacaacaacaatcacaacaacagcaccagcagcaacaacaacatcaacaacagcACCAGCAACCAAAACGCTGCATTCCAGAGAATTCGGTGCAAACGGAATCATGTAGACCGTCAAGAGAGAATAGCAACgtcagcaacaacaatttttCTGTAAGCAGTCTAGCTGCATCCGCTTTGACTGCAAGAACTGAGAACGAAGCTATATATGGCAACAGTGGAGAAACCCGAGTCATCAGTGAAAGTAGCAAtagtaacaacaacaattgtGGCAACAGCATCGAGTATTCTATTCATAGTCCATCCGGATATCATCATCATGCCCCTCACTTAATGGGCGCTATAGGGGCGAACATTAACAACTCAGAGCCCAATCCGCATCACCTTTCCCATCCTCATCCACCTCCTCACTCACATCCGCATACAATGTACGTGGACCAAGCGCATCATATGGCTCACATCCCTTCAGTAAATGTAAATTCAATGTACAGTGCATCTGCATATGGAACGCATCCACAACATACTACAGGGGAGTATTCAGCATCACACAGTCACTATAGTCTGGGCGGCACCATTCAGTCGACCGGACAAACCAGCACTGCAACTTTACACGTCCCGAGTCCAAATTATCCTTTTTCACACCACCCATATGGTCACACTCCGCCCCAAGCAAATTACCCAAGCTATACTCATCCACATACTCATCATCCTTCACACCATAGTCATCCCTCACATCATCTGAGCGTATTTGATCACTTGAAACCGTCCGACATAAGTGGGTACGGCGGTTTTTGA
- the LOC108035841 gene encoding transcriptional activator protein Pur-beta isoform X2, with amino-acid sequence MSDLGSGDEGISGSKYNVTNIEGSSSRNDFESSVKGGSGVEQELATKMLQIQSKRFYLDVKQNRRGRFIKVAEIGADGRRSQIYLALSTAAEFRDHLSSFSDYYASLAIQNAGPPNTDNLPEDGKLKSEMMIKDYRRYYLDLKENARGRFLRVSQTITRGGPRSQIALPAQGMIEFRDALTDLLEEFGANDGGFKGDLPEERHMKVDNKNFYFDIGQNNRGVYMRISEVKNNFRTSITIPEKCWIRFRDIFNDYCEKMKKSSDSITAEMNLPTSSNSLK; translated from the exons ATGTCCGATTTGGGAAGCGGAGATGAAGGCATCTCAGGATCAA AATACAATGTCACAAACATAGAGGGTTCCTCAAGTAGGAACGATTTCGAATCCTCTGTAAAAG GTGGAAGTGGTGTGGAGCAGGAATTGGCTACCAAAATGCTTCAAATACAATCCAAGCGATTTTATTTGGATGTTAAACAAAATCGGAGAGGTCGTTTTATAAAAGTGGCTGAG ATTGGCGCTGATGGCAGGCGAAGCCAAATTTATTTGGCCCTTTCAACTGCAGCCGAGTTTCGTGATCATTTGTCGTCTTTTAGCGATTACTATGCTTCTCTAG ctaTTCAAAATGCAGGCCCCCCCAATACTGACAATTTACCAGAGGATGGTAAATTGAAATCCGAGATGATGATCAAAGATTATAGGAGATATTACTTGGACTTGAAGGAAAATGCGCGCGGACGATTTTTAAgg GTGTCACAAACCATTACTAGAGGTGGACCTAGATCGCAAATCGCTTTACCAGCCCAAGGCATGATCGAGTTCCGTGATGCCCTTACAGATTTGTTAGAAGAGTTTGGAGCTAACGATGGAGG GTTTAAAGGAGATTTGCCTGAAGAGCGGCATATGAAGGTGgataataaaaacttttattttgatatcGGACAAAATAACCGAGGAGTCTACATGCGGATAAGCGAA gttAAAAATAACTTTCGAACTTCGATAACTATTCCGGAGAAATGTTGGATACGTTTTCgagatatttttaatgattattgcgagaaaatgaaaaaatcgtCCGACTCTATTACTGCCGAAATGAATCTACCGACATCCTCAAATAGTCTTAAATAA
- the LOC108035841 gene encoding transcriptional activator protein Pur-beta isoform X3 — MSDLGSGDEGISGSKYNVTNIEGSSSRNDFESSVKGGSGVEQELATKMLQIQSKRFYLDVKQNRRGRFIKVAEIGADGRRSQIYLALSTAAEFRDHLSSFSDYYASLGPPNTDNLPEDGKLKSEMMIKDYRRYYLDLKENARGRFLRVSQTITRGGPRSQIALPAQGMIEFRDALTDLLEEFGANDGGRFKGDLPEERHMKVDNKNFYFDIGQNNRGVYMRISEVKNNFRTSITIPEKCWIRFRDIFNDYCEKMKKSSDSITAEMNLPTSSNSLK; from the exons ATGTCCGATTTGGGAAGCGGAGATGAAGGCATCTCAGGATCAA AATACAATGTCACAAACATAGAGGGTTCCTCAAGTAGGAACGATTTCGAATCCTCTGTAAAAG GTGGAAGTGGTGTGGAGCAGGAATTGGCTACCAAAATGCTTCAAATACAATCCAAGCGATTTTATTTGGATGTTAAACAAAATCGGAGAGGTCGTTTTATAAAAGTGGCTGAG ATTGGCGCTGATGGCAGGCGAAGCCAAATTTATTTGGCCCTTTCAACTGCAGCCGAGTTTCGTGATCATTTGTCGTCTTTTAGCGATTACTATGCTTCTCTAG GCCCCCCCAATACTGACAATTTACCAGAGGATGGTAAATTGAAATCCGAGATGATGATCAAAGATTATAGGAGATATTACTTGGACTTGAAGGAAAATGCGCGCGGACGATTTTTAAgg GTGTCACAAACCATTACTAGAGGTGGACCTAGATCGCAAATCGCTTTACCAGCCCAAGGCATGATCGAGTTCCGTGATGCCCTTACAGATTTGTTAGAAGAGTTTGGAGCTAACGATGGAGG CAGGTTTAAAGGAGATTTGCCTGAAGAGCGGCATATGAAGGTGgataataaaaacttttattttgatatcGGACAAAATAACCGAGGAGTCTACATGCGGATAAGCGAA gttAAAAATAACTTTCGAACTTCGATAACTATTCCGGAGAAATGTTGGATACGTTTTCgagatatttttaatgattattgcgagaaaatgaaaaaatcgtCCGACTCTATTACTGCCGAAATGAATCTACCGACATCCTCAAATAGTCTTAAATAA
- the LOC108035841 gene encoding transcriptional activator protein Pur-beta isoform X1, with the protein MSDLGSGDEGISGSKYNVTNIEGSSSRNDFESSVKGGSGVEQELATKMLQIQSKRFYLDVKQNRRGRFIKVAEIGADGRRSQIYLALSTAAEFRDHLSSFSDYYASLAIQNAGPPNTDNLPEDGKLKSEMMIKDYRRYYLDLKENARGRFLRVSQTITRGGPRSQIALPAQGMIEFRDALTDLLEEFGANDGGRFKGDLPEERHMKVDNKNFYFDIGQNNRGVYMRISEVKNNFRTSITIPEKCWIRFRDIFNDYCEKMKKSSDSITAEMNLPTSSNSLK; encoded by the exons ATGTCCGATTTGGGAAGCGGAGATGAAGGCATCTCAGGATCAA AATACAATGTCACAAACATAGAGGGTTCCTCAAGTAGGAACGATTTCGAATCCTCTGTAAAAG GTGGAAGTGGTGTGGAGCAGGAATTGGCTACCAAAATGCTTCAAATACAATCCAAGCGATTTTATTTGGATGTTAAACAAAATCGGAGAGGTCGTTTTATAAAAGTGGCTGAG ATTGGCGCTGATGGCAGGCGAAGCCAAATTTATTTGGCCCTTTCAACTGCAGCCGAGTTTCGTGATCATTTGTCGTCTTTTAGCGATTACTATGCTTCTCTAG ctaTTCAAAATGCAGGCCCCCCCAATACTGACAATTTACCAGAGGATGGTAAATTGAAATCCGAGATGATGATCAAAGATTATAGGAGATATTACTTGGACTTGAAGGAAAATGCGCGCGGACGATTTTTAAgg GTGTCACAAACCATTACTAGAGGTGGACCTAGATCGCAAATCGCTTTACCAGCCCAAGGCATGATCGAGTTCCGTGATGCCCTTACAGATTTGTTAGAAGAGTTTGGAGCTAACGATGGAGG CAGGTTTAAAGGAGATTTGCCTGAAGAGCGGCATATGAAGGTGgataataaaaacttttattttgatatcGGACAAAATAACCGAGGAGTCTACATGCGGATAAGCGAA gttAAAAATAACTTTCGAACTTCGATAACTATTCCGGAGAAATGTTGGATACGTTTTCgagatatttttaatgattattgcgagaaaatgaaaaaatcgtCCGACTCTATTACTGCCGAAATGAATCTACCGACATCCTCAAATAGTCTTAAATAA